The window CACCAATGAATTCTTTGGTAGAAACAGCAAACTCACGCACACAACCTTCTTCATGTGAAGAAGAGGTACGCAGTTTCAGCGGCCAGTATGGCCAGGTCAGTTCTTTGTTTTCCTGTACCGGCGGTTGTGGCATTACTTCCAGCTGAGTCACAGAGGCTGCACCGTGACGGTTAGAGGTACCCACACAGTCAGAGCCGGTATCACCGCCACCGATCACTACAACGTGTTTACCTTTCACGTTGATAGGGTTCGCGCCGTCACCAGCTACTTCTTTATTTTGCGGGATCAGGAATTCCAGTGCGAAATGAATACCGCTCAGTTCACGGCCCGGAACGGGCAGATCACGAGGCGTTTCAGAACCACCAGCCAGGATCACGGCATCAAAGTCAGCATCCAGTTGTGCAGGGGTGACTACGGTTTTTGCGTCGTTGGCTACACCGGCAGGCAGTGCGTTATCCAATGCTACCAAGGTGTTGGTTTTGAATACCACACCTTCCGCTTCCATCTGTGCCATACGGCGATCGATCAAACCTTTGTCCAGTTTGAAATCAGGGATGCCGTAACGTAGCAGGCCACCAACACGACTGTTCTTTTCAAACACTGTCACGTCATGACCAACACGAGCCAGCTGCTGAGCCGCAGCCAGACCTGCTGGGCCTGAACCGACGACCGCCACTTTCTTGCCAGTTTTAACTGCAGACGGTTGAGGTTTAACCCAATCATTACTCCATGCCGTATCAATGGTGTAACGCTCGATTGACTTGATGCCAACCGGATCAGCGTTGATCCCCAGTGTACAGGCTGATTCACAAGGGGCCGGACAGATCCGGCCTGTGAATTCTGGGAAGTTGTTGGTGGAGTGCAGCACACGGATCGCCATTTCAGCTTTACCGCAGTACACCAGATCATTCCAGTCAGGAATGATGTTATTCACCGGACAACCGTTGTTACAGAAAGGAATACCGCAATCCATGCAGCGTGCGCCCTGGGTGGAGGCTTCTTGCACTGTCAGGGTCGGTACAAATTCCTGGTAATGTTGTACACGTTCTGCAACAGGTGCGTAGTGTTCCTTTACGCGGTCAAATTCGAGAAAACCGGTTGGCTTACCCATTACGCAATCTCCTTTTCCTGCAGTGCAGCAGTCATTTCCTGCAGAGCACGGCGATACTCATTCGGATAAACTTTTACAAACTTACCACGGTAAGCATCCCAGTCAGCCAAAATTGCTTTCGCACGTGGGCTACCAGTGTATTTAGCGTGTTGTGTGATCAGCGCTTTCAGATGATCTTCATCGCTTTGGTCGTTATGCCATGGTTCTGAGGCTGATTGTTCTGCGGTTGGCAGAACCTTCTCCAGCGTTACCATCGACAGGTTACAACGAGTCGCGAAGCTGTTGTCTTCGTCCAGTACATAAGCGAGACCGCCTGACATACCAGCTGCGAAGTTACGGCCTGTCTGACCCAGCACAACCACGGTACCACCGGTCATGTATTCACAACCGTGATCACCGACGCCTTCAACAACGGCAGATGCACCTGAGTTACGTACCGCAAAACGTTCACCCGCTACACCGTTCAGGTAAGCATGACCCGAGGTTGCACCGTACATCACGGTGTTACCAATGATGGTATTGTCACCTGGGTTCGGGGTGAAGTTTGCGTTTGGACGCACGATGATGCGACCGCCAGACAAACCCTTACCCACGTAATCGTTACCTTCACCCACCAGATCCAGCGTGATACCTTTTGCCAGGAAGGCTGCGAAGCTTTGACCGGCAGTACCATTCAGCGTGACGTGGATGGTGTCATCAGGTAAGCCTTCACCACCAAAACGTTTAGCCACTTCACCTGACAGCATAGTGCCGACGGTGCGGTTGATGTTCTTAACCGGAATTTCGATACGGACTGGCTGACGGTTTTCCAGTGCTGGCATCGCTTGTTTCACCAGCTCTTGATCCAGAGCTTTTTCCAGCGCGTGATCCTGAGTACCGGCATGCAGGCGAGGTTCATCAGCACCCACAGCTGGTTGATAGAATACGTTGCTGAAATCCAGGCCTTGCGCTTTCCAGTGTTCAACACCGGCGCGTTTGTCCAGCAGGTCAGAACGACCGATCAGATCTTCAAACTTACGGATGCCCATTTCTGCCATCAGCTCACGCACTTCTTCCGCAACGAAGAAGAAGTAGTTCACGACGTGTTCTGGCTGACCAGAGAAACGTTTACGCAGTTCAGGATCCTGAGTGGCAACACCGACAGGACAGGTATTCAGATGACATTTACGCATCATGATACAGCCTTCAACCACCAGCGGTGCAGTGGCGAAACCGAACTCGTCAGCACCCAGCAGGGCACCGATAATGACGTCACGACCGGTTTTGATCTGACCGTCAACTTGTACACGGATACGACCACGTAAGCGGTTCAATACCAGCGTTTGTTGCGTTTCAGCCAGACCCAGTTCCCATGGTGAACCAGCGTACTTGATGGAAGACAGTGGCGATGCACCGGTGCCACCATCGTGACCAGCAATTACTACATGGTCAGCTTTGGCTTTAGATACACCGGCGGCAACCGTACCAACACCCACTTCAGATACCAGTTTTACTGATACAGACGCGGTTGGGTTGGCATTTTTCAGATCGTGGATCAGCTGTGCCAAGTCTTCGATCGAATAAATATCGTGATGTGGTGGTGGTGAAATCAGACCTACACCTGGCACAGAGTGACGCAGTTTACCGATATATTCAGAAACTTTATCACCTGGCAGCTGACCGCCTTCACCTGGTTTAGCACCTTGTGCCATCTTGATCTGGATCTGATCCGCATTGGCCAGATATTCAGCTGTTACACCGAAACGACCAGATGCGACCTGTTTGATCGCAGAACGCAGACTGTCACCGGCTTGTAGTTCTAAATCACGCGCAATACGCGATTTACCGATGATGTCAGACAACAGTGTTGGCTGGTTAACCGGAATGAAACGGTTAGCATCTTCACCACCTTCACCAGTGTTGGATTTACCGCCAATACGGTTCATCGCCACAGCCAGTGTAGTGTGTGCTTCGGTAGAAATAGAACCCAGTGACATCGCACCGGTAGCAAAACGTTTAACGATCTCTTTTGCCGATTCAACTTCTTCCAGTGGTACTGGTTCCGCTGCTTTCTTGATATCAAACAAGCCGCGCAGTGTCAGATGACGTTTAGTCTGGTCGTTGATGATCTTTGCGTACTCTTTGTAGCTTTCGTACTTACCGCTACGAGTTGAGTGCTGCAATTTAGCGATCGCATCTGGTGTCCACATGTGGTCTTCACCACGGGTACGGAATGCATATTCACCACCGGCATCTAAGGCATCTTCAAGCACAGGATCAGCAGAAAACGCAGCTTCATGCAGACGGATGGTTTCTTCCGCTACTTCAAACAGGCCGATACCTTCAATTTTGGAAGGAGTGCCAGAGAAGTATTTATCCACGAAGACTTTTTTCAGACCGACCACTTCGAAAATCTGCGCGCCGGTGTAAGACATGTAAGTGGAGATACCCATCTTCGACATGACTTTACACAGACCTTTACCTACCGCTTTCACGAAGTTAGAGACATATTTCTCTTCTTTCGCGGCATCACCATCGGCCATTTCGCGCAATGTTTCCATTGCCAGCCAAGGGTGGATCGCTTCGGCACCGTAACCAGCCAGCAAAGCAAACTGGTGAGTTTCACGAGCAGAGCCGGTTTCTACTACCAGACCTGTGCTAGTACGCAGACCTTTTTTCACCAGATGCAGATGCACGGTGGAAGTCGCCAGCAGAGCAGGGATCGCGATATGATCACGGTCGATGTTACGGTCAGAAATCAACAGAATGTTGGCGCCGCCACGTACCGCATCTTCCGCTTCCGCTGCCAGTGACGCCAGACGCGCTTCAACACCCTCTTTACCCCATGCTAATGGGTAGCAGATATTCAGTTCGTGTGAACGGAATTTGCCGTTGGTGTATTGTTGAATGTTACGGATCTTCTCGATCTTCGCGGCATTCAGGATCGGTTGCGCTACTTCCAGACGAATTGGTGGATTGATATCCGCATTGTTCAACAGGTTAGGACGTGGACCAATGAAGGAAACCAGCGACATAACCATCTCTTCACGGATCGGGTCGATCGGTGGGTTGGTTACCTGAGCGAACAGCTGACGGAAGTAGTTGTACAGCGTTTTATTTTTGCTGGACAACACAGGTAATGCCGCATCGTTACCCATAGAGCCGATGGCTTCTTCACCATTGTTGGCCATTGGCGTAAGCAGCATTTTGGTGTCTTCCATGGTGTAACCAAATGCTTGCTGGTAATCCAGCATGCTTGCTTTCTTCTCGAAAGGCTGGGCTTCACCCGGGATCTCGTCAATGTTAATACGAACTTTGCTTAACCACTCACGGTATGGCTTGGAGTTCGCCAGTGAGTTTTTCAGTTCTTTATCGTCGATGATACGGCCTTGCTCCAGGTCGATCAGGAACATCTTACCTGGTTGCAGACGCCATTTCTGAGCAATACGGGAATCTTCAATCGGCAGCACGCCAGATTCAGATGCCATAACCACCAGATCATCTTTAGTCACCAGATAACGGGCTGGGCGCAGACCGTTACGGTCAAGCGTAGCACCGATTTGGCAACCGTCAGTGAAGGCAACCGCTGCTGGGCCGTCCCACGGTTCCATCATGGCTGCATGATATTCGTAGAACGCGCGACGATTTTCATCCATCAGGGAATGTTTTTCCCACGCTTCCGGGATCATCATCATCACGGCGTGTGCCAGTGAATAACCACCCATAACCAGCAGTTCCAGCGCGTTATCAAACGACGCAGAATCTGACTGACCTGGGTAAATCAATGGCCATACTTTATCCAGATCAGCACCCAATACAGGTGAGGTTACTGAACGTTCACGGGCGCGCATCCAGTTCACGTTGCCACGCACGGTGTTAATTTCACCGTTGTGCGCAATCATGCGGAATGGATGAGCCAAATCCCATGTTGGGAAGGTGTTGGTGGAGAAACGCTGATGCACCAGTGCCAGTGCAGATACGCAGCGAGGATCGGCCAGGTCGGTATAATAAATGCCAACCTGATCCGCCAACAGCAGACCTTTATAGTTCACGGTACGTGCAGAGAATGACGGCACGTAGAATTCGTTACAGTGTTTCAGCTTCAGAGCACGAATGGCATGAGATGCACGCTTGCGAATGATATACAGTTTGCGTTCCAGTGCATCGGTGACCAGTACGTCCGGGCCGCGGCCAACGAAGATCTGGCGGATAACCGGCTCTTTCGCTTTAACAGCAGGAGACATCGGCATCTCGCGGCTCACCGGCACATCACGCCAGCCCAGCACAACCTGACCTTCACCACGTACCGCACGTTCAATCTCTTCCTGGCAAGCCAGACGAGATGCCGCTTCCTGCGGCAGGAACACCATACCAACCCCGAATTCACCAGCAACTGGCAGCACAATACCTTGCTTAGCCAATTCTTCGCGATACAACTGATCAGGGATCTGGATCAGAATACCAGCGCCGTCGCCTTGCAGCGGATCTGCGCCGACCGCACCACGGTGATCGAGGTTTTTCAGGATCAACAAACCCTGTTCGACAATGCTATGACTTTTTTGACCCTTCATGTGGGCCACAAATCCGACACCGCACGCATCATGTTCGTTTACGGGGTCATACATCCCTTGTCGTTGGGGTACCGCCGGTTCCATCACGTTATAATCCTCTCTGTAGATACGCGTCCATCCGCAGCCGTTAAAAAAAGCTGGCTTGAGGTGCCAGCTTTATTGTTTTAACTCTGAGGGCTCGTAACCAAAAAATATACTGTGATTTTCGCCCCAATTCAAGGCAATAGCTACAGGTCTCGAACTGGTCTTTTGTTGTAAAAAACACATATTAATCATGAGTATATACATTATCACCAAAATGGTGCGAAAGATTTTTATATCGCACGAACTGCTGGTGTTCCATTGTGAGTATAGATGGATTTAGTCGTTATCATGGATGAATCTGCTTTATATGTGATTTACTTCGGAGTTTGCCTCTGCTTGATTGGGAAATGCATAAATATTCACCTGTTTTGCGCTAATCTAATGATGTAATTAACTTGTAACAAAAATAAGCATGAAATTTATGAATTACGCAATGTGCACCAGCGTAATGCCCACTCAGTATATAATGTTATTTACTTCTGCATCTGCACGGCTACTTCTATAATAGAGGCCGCTTCCGAAAGAAAAAGGATGTTGATCTCGCATGTCACGACGTCTTCCCCCGCTGAATGCCTTAAAAGCATTTGAAGCGGCTGCCCGCCACTTAAGTTTTACCAAAGCGGCAGAAGAATTGTTTGTTACTCAGGCGGCTATTAGTCATCAGATCAAAACACTGGAAGATTTTCTGGGGTTAAAACTATTCCGGCGCCGCAATCGCAGTTTGCTGCTCACGGAAGAGGGGCAGGGTTATTATCAGGATATCCGCTCTATTTTCAGTTCGGTTTGTGAAGCCACAGAACGTTTGATGGCACGGAGTGCCAAAGGCACGCTGACGGTCACCATGCAGCCGAGTTTTGCTATTCAGTGGCTGGTGCCGCGATTAAGCCTGTTCAGTCAGTTACACCCGGAAATTGATGTGCGGATCAAAGCAGTGGATCAAGACGCTGATACCTTGATCGATGATGTTGATATTGCTATTTATTACGGCGATGGACATTGGTCTGAGCTGCAGATGTATAAACTGCATTCAGAATATCGCATTCCTGTGTGTTCGCCGTCGTTACTGCAAGGGAAAAAACTGACTAAACCGGAAGATCTGGCGCAATTTTCATTATTGCATGATGCCTCGCGCCGTGACTGGTCGCGCTGGTTACGTCAGGTTGGCGTGTCATTACCCAATGCCGGACAAGGCCCGATCTTTAGCCACTCAACTATGGTACTGCAAGCCGCGGTGTTGGGGCAGGGGGTGGCGCTGGGGCATAGTTTGTTATCCCGCCCGGAAATTCAGGCCGGGCGTCTGGTTTGCCCGCTACCGCAAACGCTCATCAATGATAACGCCTATTATCTGGTGATGGTGCCAGGGCATGATACGTTGGGTAAAGTTGCGGCATTTCGGGATTGGATCGTGGCGTTGGTGCAGCAAGAAGAAGCCGAGTTTGATTCGGCGTTATGATTGCTCGTTAAAAAAGCAGCATCTTTGTCTGCTTCAGTGTATGGTGTCGCACTTTTCAAGGTGAGTGAGGGGAGAAGCGTAAATGAACCACCTGATGTTCTATTGTCGTCCGGGATTTGAAAAAGATATGGCCGCGGAGATCCAGGATAAGGCAGTGGCACTGGAGTGTTTCGGCTTTTCCCGTGTCGCTGACAATTGCGGTTTTGTACTGTTCGAGTGTTATGGCGAGCAGGATGCCGAACGACTGGCGCGTCGTCTGCCATTTCGTGAACTAATTTTTGCCCGTCAGATGTTAGTCGTGATCGAGCAATTAAATGGTCTGGATCTGAAAGACCGGATCACCCCTATCGTTGACGCCGTGCAAAAAATGCCGCAATTCGGTGAGCTGCGGGTTGAAACTGCGGACACTAATGAAGCAAAAGAGCTGTCTACCTTCTGCCGTAAATTCAGTGTGCCATTACGCCAAGCATTGCGCTCTGCCGGTAAGTTAACGCAGGATCTTGATTCCCGCCGTCCGGTGTTGCACCTGTTTTTCCTGAAAAATGATTCAGTTTGGATCGGTTACTCTTATCCAAACAACAATTCACCATTCCACATGGGGATTCCGCGTTTGCGTTTCCCATCCGATGCGCCAAGTCGCTCGACGTTGAAACTGGAAGAAGCATTTTATATGTTCATTCCGCCAGAAGATGACGAATACCGTCTGTGTTCTGGTTTAACGGCGGTTGATCTGGGTGCAAGCCCAGGCGGCTGGACTTATCAGCTGGTGCGTCGCGGCATGATGGTGTCGGCCATTGATAATGGCCCGATGGATGAAGCCTTGATGGAGACCGGACAGGTGAAACACATCATGGCTGATGGTTTTACCTATCGTCCAACCAAGAAAAATCCGTATTGGCTGGTGTGTGACATGGTGGAAAAACCAGCGCGTATTACC of the uncultured Tolumonas sp. genome contains:
- a CDS encoding glutamate synthase subunit beta, yielding MGKPTGFLEFDRVKEHYAPVAERVQHYQEFVPTLTVQEASTQGARCMDCGIPFCNNGCPVNNIIPDWNDLVYCGKAEMAIRVLHSTNNFPEFTGRICPAPCESACTLGINADPVGIKSIERYTIDTAWSNDWVKPQPSAVKTGKKVAVVGSGPAGLAAAQQLARVGHDVTVFEKNSRVGGLLRYGIPDFKLDKGLIDRRMAQMEAEGVVFKTNTLVALDNALPAGVANDAKTVVTPAQLDADFDAVILAGGSETPRDLPVPGRELSGIHFALEFLIPQNKEVAGDGANPINVKGKHVVVIGGGDTGSDCVGTSNRHGAASVTQLEVMPQPPVQENKELTWPYWPLKLRTSSSHEEGCVREFAVSTKEFIGENGKLTALKLVKVEFKDGKLTEVAGSEFELKADAVFLAMGFTNPLAKVLDAFGVEKDARGNAKATTEDAGCYATSVPKVYAAGDIRRGQSLVVWAIREGRQCAREVDQFLMGKSLLPR
- a CDS encoding glutamate synthase-related protein; this translates as MEPAVPQRQGMYDPVNEHDACGVGFVAHMKGQKSHSIVEQGLLILKNLDHRGAVGADPLQGDGAGILIQIPDQLYREELAKQGIVLPVAGEFGVGMVFLPQEAASRLACQEEIERAVRGEGQVVLGWRDVPVSREMPMSPAVKAKEPVIRQIFVGRGPDVLVTDALERKLYIIRKRASHAIRALKLKHCNEFYVPSFSARTVNYKGLLLADQVGIYYTDLADPRCVSALALVHQRFSTNTFPTWDLAHPFRMIAHNGEINTVRGNVNWMRARERSVTSPVLGADLDKVWPLIYPGQSDSASFDNALELLVMGGYSLAHAVMMMIPEAWEKHSLMDENRRAFYEYHAAMMEPWDGPAAVAFTDGCQIGATLDRNGLRPARYLVTKDDLVVMASESGVLPIEDSRIAQKWRLQPGKMFLIDLEQGRIIDDKELKNSLANSKPYREWLSKVRINIDEIPGEAQPFEKKASMLDYQQAFGYTMEDTKMLLTPMANNGEEAIGSMGNDAALPVLSSKNKTLYNYFRQLFAQVTNPPIDPIREEMVMSLVSFIGPRPNLLNNADINPPIRLEVAQPILNAAKIEKIRNIQQYTNGKFRSHELNICYPLAWGKEGVEARLASLAAEAEDAVRGGANILLISDRNIDRDHIAIPALLATSTVHLHLVKKGLRTSTGLVVETGSARETHQFALLAGYGAEAIHPWLAMETLREMADGDAAKEEKYVSNFVKAVGKGLCKVMSKMGISTYMSYTGAQIFEVVGLKKVFVDKYFSGTPSKIEGIGLFEVAEETIRLHEAAFSADPVLEDALDAGGEYAFRTRGEDHMWTPDAIAKLQHSTRSGKYESYKEYAKIINDQTKRHLTLRGLFDIKKAAEPVPLEEVESAKEIVKRFATGAMSLGSISTEAHTTLAVAMNRIGGKSNTGEGGEDANRFIPVNQPTLLSDIIGKSRIARDLELQAGDSLRSAIKQVASGRFGVTAEYLANADQIQIKMAQGAKPGEGGQLPGDKVSEYIGKLRHSVPGVGLISPPPHHDIYSIEDLAQLIHDLKNANPTASVSVKLVSEVGVGTVAAGVSKAKADHVVIAGHDGGTGASPLSSIKYAGSPWELGLAETQQTLVLNRLRGRIRVQVDGQIKTGRDVIIGALLGADEFGFATAPLVVEGCIMMRKCHLNTCPVGVATQDPELRKRFSGQPEHVVNYFFFVAEEVRELMAEMGIRKFEDLIGRSDLLDKRAGVEHWKAQGLDFSNVFYQPAVGADEPRLHAGTQDHALEKALDQELVKQAMPALENRQPVRIEIPVKNINRTVGTMLSGEVAKRFGGEGLPDDTIHVTLNGTAGQSFAAFLAKGITLDLVGEGNDYVGKGLSGGRIIVRPNANFTPNPGDNTIIGNTVMYGATSGHAYLNGVAGERFAVRNSGASAVVEGVGDHGCEYMTGGTVVVLGQTGRNFAAGMSGGLAYVLDEDNSFATRCNLSMVTLEKVLPTAEQSASEPWHNDQSDEDHLKALITQHAKYTGSPRAKAILADWDAYRGKFVKVYPNEYRRALQEMTAALQEKEIA
- a CDS encoding transcriptional regulator GcvA: MSRRLPPLNALKAFEAAARHLSFTKAAEELFVTQAAISHQIKTLEDFLGLKLFRRRNRSLLLTEEGQGYYQDIRSIFSSVCEATERLMARSAKGTLTVTMQPSFAIQWLVPRLSLFSQLHPEIDVRIKAVDQDADTLIDDVDIAIYYGDGHWSELQMYKLHSEYRIPVCSPSLLQGKKLTKPEDLAQFSLLHDASRRDWSRWLRQVGVSLPNAGQGPIFSHSTMVLQAAVLGQGVALGHSLLSRPEIQAGRLVCPLPQTLINDNAYYLVMVPGHDTLGKVAAFRDWIVALVQQEEAEFDSAL
- the rlmM gene encoding 23S rRNA (cytidine(2498)-2'-O)-methyltransferase RlmM; the protein is MNHLMFYCRPGFEKDMAAEIQDKAVALECFGFSRVADNCGFVLFECYGEQDAERLARRLPFRELIFARQMLVVIEQLNGLDLKDRITPIVDAVQKMPQFGELRVETADTNEAKELSTFCRKFSVPLRQALRSAGKLTQDLDSRRPVLHLFFLKNDSVWIGYSYPNNNSPFHMGIPRLRFPSDAPSRSTLKLEEAFYMFIPPEDDEYRLCSGLTAVDLGASPGGWTYQLVRRGMMVSAIDNGPMDEALMETGQVKHIMADGFTYRPTKKNPYWLVCDMVEKPARITHLIAQWFREGCCQEAIFNLKLPMKKRYAEVEHNLAVLKEWLAELEGDYVIQAKQLYHDREEITVHVYDERKLARRRSGAFN